One genomic region from Corvus hawaiiensis isolate bCorHaw1 chromosome 28, bCorHaw1.pri.cur, whole genome shotgun sequence encodes:
- the IL12RB1 gene encoding interleukin-12 receptor subunit beta-1 isoform X3, which yields MLGWLLAALAALAQGGTVAAHGVSCWKKCNTPKLFRCSWPPLGPAGSTFYTLNFCFEKQNLCRHLKVGTATSYRPPHREVYIFENTTAWVEARWGNQVHRTPNHTLYLDKAVKLDPLPSGMSFSKTGGQLRVRVPQPQCHGMEQPPQREARFWRMGDSSWTQVTCETVMVTGEEDSVTCALGVNGTFVVQLRHKPHHWSSYWSDWSSNISVPEEILASPVLSHQLGKLGRDGQRVLRLSWQPVLKEQRNVTYKLDVRMLACGCAESDEKDTVLGWEVTEHNLTLSGAEYEILLTAVNTAGPGPAQQLRVPAEQRADLSFKEISVAGSTVTVQWEAPVAGSTFCFEQQTPPEPPKQGVCIRQEFPANSIHVERGSLAAPGCHRLAVHGWDEKRGWATFALWHHYASNDSLAVPINISAADAAVVLQWKPSPRAACPGALAKYRICHAAEGDNVTCEWDTSIPVGQEEGAARRQLPACPTLGFVCPDSEVDATASNYTLQNLQPGTAHMVGVWEVTEDSEGTCRAWWHFQTKALGPQGAAWRGNLKYLGIPLGLPVTAAICYLSKRRARRLLFPPLPKPVGTKAIQFSAGEMSQGQPRTGLLEPSERFNPAELLLTEPDPSEETADTGTQTAVPHPDVSQPGPALEKPAAAVVSPPGYGGELPFAYRRQEMLSPVGSPLSGSASCTGHQPGEEEEEEEEEEEEEEEEEEEEEEEEEEEEEEGRQGLHQPLIPIALLISDKPIIIRDEEGWDPSPEKSVP from the exons ATGCTGGGGTGGCTGCTGGCAGCGCTGGCGGCGCTGGCGCAGGGCG GCACCGTCGCAGCCCACGGAGTCTCCTGCTGGAAGAAATGCAACACCCCCAAGCTTTTCCGCTGCTCCTGGCCACCCCTCGGTCCCGCCGGCAGCACCTTCTACACCCTGAACTTCTG CTTTGAGAAACAAAACCTGTGCCGCCACCTTAAGGTGGGCACGGCGACCAGCTATAGACCCCCGCATCGCGAAGTGTACATCTTCGAGAACACCACGGCCTGGGTGGAGGCACGCTGGGGGAACCAGGTCCACAGGACCCCCAACCACACCCTTTACCTCGACAAGGCTG TCAAACTGGATCCACTTCCTAGTGGAATGTCCTTCTCCAAGACTGGTGGCCAGCTGAGGGTGAGGGTGCCACAGCCACAGTGCCACGGCATGGAGCAGCCGCCACAGCGGGAGGCTCGCTTCTGGAGGATGGGagacagcagctggacacag GTGACATGTGAGACTGTGATGGTGACAGGTGAAGAGGACTCAG TGACCTGTGCCCTGGGGGTAAACGGCACCTTCGTGGTCCAGCTCCGGCACAAGCCTCACCACTGGAGCAGCTACTGGAGTGACTGGAGCAGCAACATCTCTGTTCCCGAGG AAATCCTGGCAAGCCCAGTGCTGAGCCATCAACTGGGCAAACTGGGGAGAGATGGGCAGCGGGTGCTGAGGCTGAGCTGGCAG ccAGTCCTCAAGGAGCAAAGGAATGTCACCTACAAGCTGGACGTCCGCATGTTGGCTTGTGGCTGTGCAGAGTCAGATGAGAAGGAcactgtgctgggctgggaggtgacAGAGCACAACCTCACCCTCTCCGGGGCTGAATATGAAATCCTGCTGACCGCGGTCAAcaccgcggggccggggccagcGCAGCAGCTCCGTGTGCCGGCAGAGCAGCGCGCAG ATCTCAGCTTCAAGGAGATCAGCGTGGCCGGCAGCACCGTCACTGTGCAGTGGGAAGCTCCGGTCGCTGGCAGCACCTTCTGCTTCGAGCAGCAGACACCGCCAGAGCCCCCGAAACAGGGCGTCTGCATCCGGCAGGAATTCCCTGCCAACAGCATCCACGTGGAGAGAG GATCGCTGGCAGCGCCGGGCTGTCACCGCCTCGCCGTGCACGGCTGGGACGAAAAGCGGGGCTGGGCCACCTTCGCCCTGTGGCACCACTACGCCAGCAACG ACTCGCTGGCCGTGCCCATCAACATCAGCGCCGCAGACGCCGCCGTTGTCCTCCAGTGGAAACCGTCCCCACGAGCCGCCTGTCCCGGCGCGCTGGCCAAGTACCGCATCTGCCACGCGGCCGAGGGGGACAACGTGACCTGTGAGTGGGACACCTCGATCCCcgtggggcaggaggagggtgcTGCCcgcaggcagctgccagcctgCCCCACACTCGGTTTTGTTTGCCCAGACAGCGAAGTGGATGCCACGGCATCAAACTACACCCTCCAAAacctccagcctggcacagcccacaTGGTGGGTGTCTGGGAGGTGACAGAGGACAGCGAGGGGACCTGCAGAGCTTGGTGGCACTTCCAGACCAAGGCGCTGG GTCCCCAGGGAGCAGCGTGGAGAGGCAACCTGAAGTACCTGGGCATCCCGCTTGGTCTCCCCGTCACAGCTGCCATCTGCTACCTGAGCAAAAGGAG GGCTCGCCGCCTCCTCTTCCCACCCCTTCCCAAGCCCGTGGGCACCAAAGCCATCCAATTCTCTGCCGGCGAGATGAGCCAG GGCCAGCCCCGGACAGGCCTCCTGGAGCCCTCGGAGAGGTTCAACCCAGCCGAGCTGCTGCTGACGGAGCCGGATCCCAGCGAGGAGACGGCTGACACGGGCACACAGACTGCGGTGCCACACCCCGACGTGTcgcagcccggccccgcgctgGAAAAGCCGGCGGCAGCGGTGGTGTCCCCCCCGGGCTATGGGGGGGAGCTGCCCTTCGCCTACCGCAGGCAGGAGATGCTGAGCCCGGTGGGATCTCCACTCTCTGGCAGCGCCAGCTGCACCGGGCACCAACccggagaggaggaggaggaggaggaggaggaggaggaagaggaagaggaggaagaggaggaagaggaggaagaggaggaagaggaggaagaggagggaaggcaggggCTGCACCAGCCTCTGATCCCCATTGCCCTGCTCATCTCTGACAAACCCATCATCATCAGGGATGAGGAAGGATGGGATCCCTCGCCGGAGAAGTCGGTGCCGTAG
- the IL12RB1 gene encoding interleukin-12 receptor subunit beta-1 isoform X1, translating to MHGMEFGMREPPATALSRRHRRSPRSLLLEEMQHPQAFPLLLATPRSRRQHLLHPELLVSWAARRREGTQGMCPKSHLVPAPSPALRNKTCAATLRWARRPAIDPRIAKCTSSRTPRPGWRHAGGTRSTGPPTTPFTSTRLVSVPGTWLAASTSTRNSQTTQNRLIFPVKLDPLPSGMSFSKTGGQLRVRVPQPQCHGMEQPPQREARFWRMGDSSWTQVTCETVMVTGEEDSVTCALGVNGTFVVQLRHKPHHWSSYWSDWSSNISVPEEILASPVLSHQLGKLGRDGQRVLRLSWQPVLKEQRNVTYKLDVRMLACGCAESDEKDTVLGWEVTEHNLTLSGAEYEILLTAVNTAGPGPAQQLRVPAEQRADLSFKEISVAGSTVTVQWEAPVAGSTFCFEQQTPPEPPKQGVCIRQEFPANSIHVERGSLAAPGCHRLAVHGWDEKRGWATFALWHHYASNDSLAVPINISAADAAVVLQWKPSPRAACPGALAKYRICHAAEGDNVTCEWDTSIPVGQEEGAARRQLPACPTLGFVCPDSEVDATASNYTLQNLQPGTAHMVGVWEVTEDSEGTCRAWWHFQTKALGPQGAAWRGNLKYLGIPLGLPVTAAICYLSKRRARRLLFPPLPKPVGTKAIQFSAGEMSQGQPRTGLLEPSERFNPAELLLTEPDPSEETADTGTQTAVPHPDVSQPGPALEKPAAAVVSPPGYGGELPFAYRRQEMLSPVGSPLSGSASCTGHQPGEEEEEEEEEEEEEEEEEEEEEEEEEEEEEEGRQGLHQPLIPIALLISDKPIIIRDEEGWDPSPEKSVP from the exons ATGCACGGGATGGAGTTTGGCATGCGGGAGcctccagccactgccctgTCCCGCAGGCACCGTCGCAGCCCACGGAGTCTCCTGCTGGAAGAAATGCAACACCCCCAAGCTTTTCCGCTGCTCCTGGCCACCCCTCGGTCCCGCCGGCAGCACCTTCTACACCCTGAACTTCTGGTGAGTTGGGCAGCGCGGCGGAGAGAGGGAACCCAGGGGATGTGTCCCAAATCCCACCTTGTGCCCGCTCCCTCCCCAGCTTTGAGAAACAAAACCTGTGCCGCCACCTTAAGGTGGGCACGGCGACCAGCTATAGACCCCCGCATCGCGAAGTGTACATCTTCGAGAACACCACGGCCTGGGTGGAGGCACGCTGGGGGAACCAGGTCCACAGGACCCCCAACCACACCCTTTACCTCGACAAGGCTGGTGAGTGTCCCCGGGACCTGGCTGGCAGCCAGCACCAGCACTAGGAACAGCCAGACCACCCAAAACCGCCTCATCTTTCCAGTCAAACTGGATCCACTTCCTAGTGGAATGTCCTTCTCCAAGACTGGTGGCCAGCTGAGGGTGAGGGTGCCACAGCCACAGTGCCACGGCATGGAGCAGCCGCCACAGCGGGAGGCTCGCTTCTGGAGGATGGGagacagcagctggacacag GTGACATGTGAGACTGTGATGGTGACAGGTGAAGAGGACTCAG TGACCTGTGCCCTGGGGGTAAACGGCACCTTCGTGGTCCAGCTCCGGCACAAGCCTCACCACTGGAGCAGCTACTGGAGTGACTGGAGCAGCAACATCTCTGTTCCCGAGG AAATCCTGGCAAGCCCAGTGCTGAGCCATCAACTGGGCAAACTGGGGAGAGATGGGCAGCGGGTGCTGAGGCTGAGCTGGCAG ccAGTCCTCAAGGAGCAAAGGAATGTCACCTACAAGCTGGACGTCCGCATGTTGGCTTGTGGCTGTGCAGAGTCAGATGAGAAGGAcactgtgctgggctgggaggtgacAGAGCACAACCTCACCCTCTCCGGGGCTGAATATGAAATCCTGCTGACCGCGGTCAAcaccgcggggccggggccagcGCAGCAGCTCCGTGTGCCGGCAGAGCAGCGCGCAG ATCTCAGCTTCAAGGAGATCAGCGTGGCCGGCAGCACCGTCACTGTGCAGTGGGAAGCTCCGGTCGCTGGCAGCACCTTCTGCTTCGAGCAGCAGACACCGCCAGAGCCCCCGAAACAGGGCGTCTGCATCCGGCAGGAATTCCCTGCCAACAGCATCCACGTGGAGAGAG GATCGCTGGCAGCGCCGGGCTGTCACCGCCTCGCCGTGCACGGCTGGGACGAAAAGCGGGGCTGGGCCACCTTCGCCCTGTGGCACCACTACGCCAGCAACG ACTCGCTGGCCGTGCCCATCAACATCAGCGCCGCAGACGCCGCCGTTGTCCTCCAGTGGAAACCGTCCCCACGAGCCGCCTGTCCCGGCGCGCTGGCCAAGTACCGCATCTGCCACGCGGCCGAGGGGGACAACGTGACCTGTGAGTGGGACACCTCGATCCCcgtggggcaggaggagggtgcTGCCcgcaggcagctgccagcctgCCCCACACTCGGTTTTGTTTGCCCAGACAGCGAAGTGGATGCCACGGCATCAAACTACACCCTCCAAAacctccagcctggcacagcccacaTGGTGGGTGTCTGGGAGGTGACAGAGGACAGCGAGGGGACCTGCAGAGCTTGGTGGCACTTCCAGACCAAGGCGCTGG GTCCCCAGGGAGCAGCGTGGAGAGGCAACCTGAAGTACCTGGGCATCCCGCTTGGTCTCCCCGTCACAGCTGCCATCTGCTACCTGAGCAAAAGGAG GGCTCGCCGCCTCCTCTTCCCACCCCTTCCCAAGCCCGTGGGCACCAAAGCCATCCAATTCTCTGCCGGCGAGATGAGCCAG GGCCAGCCCCGGACAGGCCTCCTGGAGCCCTCGGAGAGGTTCAACCCAGCCGAGCTGCTGCTGACGGAGCCGGATCCCAGCGAGGAGACGGCTGACACGGGCACACAGACTGCGGTGCCACACCCCGACGTGTcgcagcccggccccgcgctgGAAAAGCCGGCGGCAGCGGTGGTGTCCCCCCCGGGCTATGGGGGGGAGCTGCCCTTCGCCTACCGCAGGCAGGAGATGCTGAGCCCGGTGGGATCTCCACTCTCTGGCAGCGCCAGCTGCACCGGGCACCAACccggagaggaggaggaggaggaggaggaggaggaggaagaggaagaggaggaagaggaggaagaggaggaagaggaggaagaggaggaagaggagggaaggcaggggCTGCACCAGCCTCTGATCCCCATTGCCCTGCTCATCTCTGACAAACCCATCATCATCAGGGATGAGGAAGGATGGGATCCCTCGCCGGAGAAGTCGGTGCCGTAG
- the IL12RB1 gene encoding interleukin-12 receptor subunit beta-1 isoform X4, producing the protein MHGMEFGMREPPATALSRRHRRSPRSLLLEEMQHPQAFPLLLATPRSRRQHLLHPELLVSWAARRREGTQGMCPKSHLVPAPSPALRNKTCAATLRWARRPAIDPRIAKCTSSRTPRPGWRHAGGTRSTGPPTTPFTSTRLVTCETVMVTGEEDSVTCALGVNGTFVVQLRHKPHHWSSYWSDWSSNISVPEEILASPVLSHQLGKLGRDGQRVLRLSWQPVLKEQRNVTYKLDVRMLACGCAESDEKDTVLGWEVTEHNLTLSGAEYEILLTAVNTAGPGPAQQLRVPAEQRADLSFKEISVAGSTVTVQWEAPVAGSTFCFEQQTPPEPPKQGVCIRQEFPANSIHVERGSLAAPGCHRLAVHGWDEKRGWATFALWHHYASNDSLAVPINISAADAAVVLQWKPSPRAACPGALAKYRICHAAEGDNVTCEWDTSIPVGQEEGAARRQLPACPTLGFVCPDSEVDATASNYTLQNLQPGTAHMVGVWEVTEDSEGTCRAWWHFQTKALGPQGAAWRGNLKYLGIPLGLPVTAAICYLSKRRARRLLFPPLPKPVGTKAIQFSAGEMSQGQPRTGLLEPSERFNPAELLLTEPDPSEETADTGTQTAVPHPDVSQPGPALEKPAAAVVSPPGYGGELPFAYRRQEMLSPVGSPLSGSASCTGHQPGEEEEEEEEEEEEEEEEEEEEEEEEEEEEEEGRQGLHQPLIPIALLISDKPIIIRDEEGWDPSPEKSVP; encoded by the exons ATGCACGGGATGGAGTTTGGCATGCGGGAGcctccagccactgccctgTCCCGCAGGCACCGTCGCAGCCCACGGAGTCTCCTGCTGGAAGAAATGCAACACCCCCAAGCTTTTCCGCTGCTCCTGGCCACCCCTCGGTCCCGCCGGCAGCACCTTCTACACCCTGAACTTCTGGTGAGTTGGGCAGCGCGGCGGAGAGAGGGAACCCAGGGGATGTGTCCCAAATCCCACCTTGTGCCCGCTCCCTCCCCAGCTTTGAGAAACAAAACCTGTGCCGCCACCTTAAGGTGGGCACGGCGACCAGCTATAGACCCCCGCATCGCGAAGTGTACATCTTCGAGAACACCACGGCCTGGGTGGAGGCACGCTGGGGGAACCAGGTCCACAGGACCCCCAACCACACCCTTTACCTCGACAAGGCTG GTGACATGTGAGACTGTGATGGTGACAGGTGAAGAGGACTCAG TGACCTGTGCCCTGGGGGTAAACGGCACCTTCGTGGTCCAGCTCCGGCACAAGCCTCACCACTGGAGCAGCTACTGGAGTGACTGGAGCAGCAACATCTCTGTTCCCGAGG AAATCCTGGCAAGCCCAGTGCTGAGCCATCAACTGGGCAAACTGGGGAGAGATGGGCAGCGGGTGCTGAGGCTGAGCTGGCAG ccAGTCCTCAAGGAGCAAAGGAATGTCACCTACAAGCTGGACGTCCGCATGTTGGCTTGTGGCTGTGCAGAGTCAGATGAGAAGGAcactgtgctgggctgggaggtgacAGAGCACAACCTCACCCTCTCCGGGGCTGAATATGAAATCCTGCTGACCGCGGTCAAcaccgcggggccggggccagcGCAGCAGCTCCGTGTGCCGGCAGAGCAGCGCGCAG ATCTCAGCTTCAAGGAGATCAGCGTGGCCGGCAGCACCGTCACTGTGCAGTGGGAAGCTCCGGTCGCTGGCAGCACCTTCTGCTTCGAGCAGCAGACACCGCCAGAGCCCCCGAAACAGGGCGTCTGCATCCGGCAGGAATTCCCTGCCAACAGCATCCACGTGGAGAGAG GATCGCTGGCAGCGCCGGGCTGTCACCGCCTCGCCGTGCACGGCTGGGACGAAAAGCGGGGCTGGGCCACCTTCGCCCTGTGGCACCACTACGCCAGCAACG ACTCGCTGGCCGTGCCCATCAACATCAGCGCCGCAGACGCCGCCGTTGTCCTCCAGTGGAAACCGTCCCCACGAGCCGCCTGTCCCGGCGCGCTGGCCAAGTACCGCATCTGCCACGCGGCCGAGGGGGACAACGTGACCTGTGAGTGGGACACCTCGATCCCcgtggggcaggaggagggtgcTGCCcgcaggcagctgccagcctgCCCCACACTCGGTTTTGTTTGCCCAGACAGCGAAGTGGATGCCACGGCATCAAACTACACCCTCCAAAacctccagcctggcacagcccacaTGGTGGGTGTCTGGGAGGTGACAGAGGACAGCGAGGGGACCTGCAGAGCTTGGTGGCACTTCCAGACCAAGGCGCTGG GTCCCCAGGGAGCAGCGTGGAGAGGCAACCTGAAGTACCTGGGCATCCCGCTTGGTCTCCCCGTCACAGCTGCCATCTGCTACCTGAGCAAAAGGAG GGCTCGCCGCCTCCTCTTCCCACCCCTTCCCAAGCCCGTGGGCACCAAAGCCATCCAATTCTCTGCCGGCGAGATGAGCCAG GGCCAGCCCCGGACAGGCCTCCTGGAGCCCTCGGAGAGGTTCAACCCAGCCGAGCTGCTGCTGACGGAGCCGGATCCCAGCGAGGAGACGGCTGACACGGGCACACAGACTGCGGTGCCACACCCCGACGTGTcgcagcccggccccgcgctgGAAAAGCCGGCGGCAGCGGTGGTGTCCCCCCCGGGCTATGGGGGGGAGCTGCCCTTCGCCTACCGCAGGCAGGAGATGCTGAGCCCGGTGGGATCTCCACTCTCTGGCAGCGCCAGCTGCACCGGGCACCAACccggagaggaggaggaggaggaggaggaggaggaggaagaggaagaggaggaagaggaggaagaggaggaagaggaggaagaggaggaagaggagggaaggcaggggCTGCACCAGCCTCTGATCCCCATTGCCCTGCTCATCTCTGACAAACCCATCATCATCAGGGATGAGGAAGGATGGGATCCCTCGCCGGAGAAGTCGGTGCCGTAG
- the IL12RB1 gene encoding interleukin-12 receptor subunit beta-1 isoform X2 → MHGMEFGMREPPATALSRRHRRSPRSLLLEEMQHPQAFPLLLATPRSRRQHLLHPELLVSWAARRREGTQGMCPKSHLVPAPSPALRNKTCAATLRWARRPAIDPRIAKCTSSRTPRPGWRHAGGTRSTGPPTTPFTSTRLVSVPGTWLAASTSTRNSQTTQNRLIFPVKLDPLPSGMSFSKTGGQLRVRVPQPQCHGMEQPPQREARFWRMGDSSWTQVTCETVMVTGEEDSVTCALGVNGTFVVQLRHKPHHWSSYWSDWSSNISVPEEILASPVLSHQLGKLGRDGQRVLRLSWQPVLKEQRNVTYKLDVRMLACGCAESDEKDTVLGWEVTEHNLTLSGAEYEILLTAVNTAGPGPAQQLRVPAEQRADLSFKEISVAGSTVTVQWEAPVAGSTFCFEQQTPPEPPKQGVCIRQEFPANSIHVERGSLAAPGCHRLAVHGWDEKRGWATFALWHHYASNDSLAVPINISAADAAVVLQWKPSPRAACPGALAKYRICHAAEGDNVTYSEVDATASNYTLQNLQPGTAHMVGVWEVTEDSEGTCRAWWHFQTKALGPQGAAWRGNLKYLGIPLGLPVTAAICYLSKRRARRLLFPPLPKPVGTKAIQFSAGEMSQGQPRTGLLEPSERFNPAELLLTEPDPSEETADTGTQTAVPHPDVSQPGPALEKPAAAVVSPPGYGGELPFAYRRQEMLSPVGSPLSGSASCTGHQPGEEEEEEEEEEEEEEEEEEEEEEEEEEEEEEGRQGLHQPLIPIALLISDKPIIIRDEEGWDPSPEKSVP, encoded by the exons ATGCACGGGATGGAGTTTGGCATGCGGGAGcctccagccactgccctgTCCCGCAGGCACCGTCGCAGCCCACGGAGTCTCCTGCTGGAAGAAATGCAACACCCCCAAGCTTTTCCGCTGCTCCTGGCCACCCCTCGGTCCCGCCGGCAGCACCTTCTACACCCTGAACTTCTGGTGAGTTGGGCAGCGCGGCGGAGAGAGGGAACCCAGGGGATGTGTCCCAAATCCCACCTTGTGCCCGCTCCCTCCCCAGCTTTGAGAAACAAAACCTGTGCCGCCACCTTAAGGTGGGCACGGCGACCAGCTATAGACCCCCGCATCGCGAAGTGTACATCTTCGAGAACACCACGGCCTGGGTGGAGGCACGCTGGGGGAACCAGGTCCACAGGACCCCCAACCACACCCTTTACCTCGACAAGGCTGGTGAGTGTCCCCGGGACCTGGCTGGCAGCCAGCACCAGCACTAGGAACAGCCAGACCACCCAAAACCGCCTCATCTTTCCAGTCAAACTGGATCCACTTCCTAGTGGAATGTCCTTCTCCAAGACTGGTGGCCAGCTGAGGGTGAGGGTGCCACAGCCACAGTGCCACGGCATGGAGCAGCCGCCACAGCGGGAGGCTCGCTTCTGGAGGATGGGagacagcagctggacacag GTGACATGTGAGACTGTGATGGTGACAGGTGAAGAGGACTCAG TGACCTGTGCCCTGGGGGTAAACGGCACCTTCGTGGTCCAGCTCCGGCACAAGCCTCACCACTGGAGCAGCTACTGGAGTGACTGGAGCAGCAACATCTCTGTTCCCGAGG AAATCCTGGCAAGCCCAGTGCTGAGCCATCAACTGGGCAAACTGGGGAGAGATGGGCAGCGGGTGCTGAGGCTGAGCTGGCAG ccAGTCCTCAAGGAGCAAAGGAATGTCACCTACAAGCTGGACGTCCGCATGTTGGCTTGTGGCTGTGCAGAGTCAGATGAGAAGGAcactgtgctgggctgggaggtgacAGAGCACAACCTCACCCTCTCCGGGGCTGAATATGAAATCCTGCTGACCGCGGTCAAcaccgcggggccggggccagcGCAGCAGCTCCGTGTGCCGGCAGAGCAGCGCGCAG ATCTCAGCTTCAAGGAGATCAGCGTGGCCGGCAGCACCGTCACTGTGCAGTGGGAAGCTCCGGTCGCTGGCAGCACCTTCTGCTTCGAGCAGCAGACACCGCCAGAGCCCCCGAAACAGGGCGTCTGCATCCGGCAGGAATTCCCTGCCAACAGCATCCACGTGGAGAGAG GATCGCTGGCAGCGCCGGGCTGTCACCGCCTCGCCGTGCACGGCTGGGACGAAAAGCGGGGCTGGGCCACCTTCGCCCTGTGGCACCACTACGCCAGCAACG ACTCGCTGGCCGTGCCCATCAACATCAGCGCCGCAGACGCCGCCGTTGTCCTCCAGTGGAAACCGTCCCCACGAGCCGCCTGTCCCGGCGCGCTGGCCAAGTACCGCATCTGCCACGCGGCCGAGGGGGACAACGTGACCT ACAGCGAAGTGGATGCCACGGCATCAAACTACACCCTCCAAAacctccagcctggcacagcccacaTGGTGGGTGTCTGGGAGGTGACAGAGGACAGCGAGGGGACCTGCAGAGCTTGGTGGCACTTCCAGACCAAGGCGCTGG GTCCCCAGGGAGCAGCGTGGAGAGGCAACCTGAAGTACCTGGGCATCCCGCTTGGTCTCCCCGTCACAGCTGCCATCTGCTACCTGAGCAAAAGGAG GGCTCGCCGCCTCCTCTTCCCACCCCTTCCCAAGCCCGTGGGCACCAAAGCCATCCAATTCTCTGCCGGCGAGATGAGCCAG GGCCAGCCCCGGACAGGCCTCCTGGAGCCCTCGGAGAGGTTCAACCCAGCCGAGCTGCTGCTGACGGAGCCGGATCCCAGCGAGGAGACGGCTGACACGGGCACACAGACTGCGGTGCCACACCCCGACGTGTcgcagcccggccccgcgctgGAAAAGCCGGCGGCAGCGGTGGTGTCCCCCCCGGGCTATGGGGGGGAGCTGCCCTTCGCCTACCGCAGGCAGGAGATGCTGAGCCCGGTGGGATCTCCACTCTCTGGCAGCGCCAGCTGCACCGGGCACCAACccggagaggaggaggaggaggaggaggaggaggaggaagaggaagaggaggaagaggaggaagaggaggaagaggaggaagaggaggaagaggagggaaggcaggggCTGCACCAGCCTCTGATCCCCATTGCCCTGCTCATCTCTGACAAACCCATCATCATCAGGGATGAGGAAGGATGGGATCCCTCGCCGGAGAAGTCGGTGCCGTAG